A stretch of Roseofilum reptotaenium CS-1145 DNA encodes these proteins:
- a CDS encoding retropepsin-like aspartic protease family protein, whose amino-acid sequence MVFNQTQSFEMIVDTGATGVVITEKMAQSLNIPLIGSAKMDTASAKGVTVPIGLAESIAVKGLVVQNLPVVIAGSQLDIGLLGHDFFGDYDLIIRQDQIVFQPR is encoded by the coding sequence GTGGTGTTTAATCAGACCCAAAGCTTTGAAATGATCGTTGATACAGGAGCGACAGGAGTAGTGATTACCGAAAAGATGGCCCAATCCCTGAATATTCCCCTCATCGGATCTGCAAAAATGGATACTGCAAGCGCCAAAGGAGTTACAGTCCCCATCGGTTTGGCCGAATCTATTGCCGTTAAAGGTTTAGTGGTGCAGAATTTACCCGTGGTTATTGCCGGTTCCCAGTTGGACATTGGCTTACTGGGTCATGACTTTTTTGGCGATTATGACCTGATTATTCGCCAAGACCAGATTGTCTTTCAACCGAGATAA
- a CDS encoding alpha/beta fold hydrolase, giving the protein MSQDLFVESKGEGFPVLCLHGHPGTSGCLSVFTDRLSQQFWTLAPDLRGYGRSQVREEFELTDHLADLEALLERLGIDSFLLLGWSLGGILALELALRHPQRVKGLILIATAARPRGNHPPVNWRDYLYTGIAALLNGIKPGWEWNIEQFGRRSLFRTLIRQHTPQAYRYLAQEGTRAYLSTSQAAHQALNRALRERYDRRDALAQIKCPALVLAGSHDCHITADSSWETAQALSKSQWRCYPQTAHLFPWEVPNLVLADIDHWLDSQAW; this is encoded by the coding sequence ATGAGCCAGGATTTGTTTGTGGAGTCGAAGGGGGAAGGGTTCCCGGTATTGTGTTTACATGGCCATCCAGGGACAAGTGGCTGCCTGTCCGTATTTACCGATCGCCTCTCTCAACAGTTTTGGACGTTAGCCCCAGATTTACGCGGTTATGGTCGTTCCCAGGTACGAGAAGAGTTTGAGTTAACGGATCATTTGGCCGATCTTGAGGCGCTTCTAGAACGGTTGGGAATTGACTCATTTTTGCTGTTGGGATGGTCTTTGGGGGGGATTTTGGCCCTGGAGTTGGCTTTGAGACATCCGCAACGGGTGAAGGGGCTAATTCTGATTGCTACAGCAGCTCGCCCCCGTGGGAATCATCCTCCAGTCAATTGGAGGGATTATCTGTATACGGGGATAGCCGCCCTGTTGAATGGGATCAAGCCAGGATGGGAGTGGAATATTGAGCAGTTTGGGAGGCGATCGCTCTTTCGCACCTTAATCCGACAACATACCCCCCAAGCCTATCGCTATTTAGCTCAGGAGGGCACAAGAGCGTATCTCTCGACTTCTCAGGCAGCCCATCAAGCCTTGAATCGGGCCCTGAGAGAGCGCTACGATCGCCGAGATGCTCTCGCTCAGATTAAGTGCCCAGCTTTAGTTTTAGCTGGGTCACATGATTGTCATATTACAGCCGATTCCAGTTGGGAAACCGCACAAGCTCTGTCCAAGAGTCAATGGCGCTGTTATCCACAAACGGCCCATTTGTTCCCTTGGGAAGTCCCTAACCTGGTTTTAGCCGATATTGACCATTGGTTAGACTCTCAGGCCTGGTAA
- a CDS encoding Uma2 family endonuclease — protein sequence MVALPKSYFISPEEYLEIEEQNTIRHEYIDGQMYAMSGGTDSHNVIGGNLYMLLRNHLRGTDCQVYFNDVKAQIEKQNRFYYPDLMVTCDPRDRETPLYKRFPKLIVEVLSPSTEGFDRGDKFNDYQTLETLEEYVLVNTKQQRVDIFRRQGKQQWSFQSYTQESGTFALQSLGLEVSFEPLYEDAGID from the coding sequence ATGGTTGCGCTCCCTAAATCCTATTTTATCAGTCCAGAAGAGTATCTGGAAATCGAAGAACAGAATACCATCAGACATGAATATATTGATGGTCAAATGTATGCCATGTCAGGAGGCACTGATAGCCATAATGTGATTGGTGGTAATTTGTATATGTTGCTCCGCAATCATTTACGAGGAACGGATTGTCAGGTCTATTTCAACGATGTAAAGGCACAGATAGAAAAACAGAATCGGTTTTACTATCCCGATTTGATGGTTACTTGCGATCCGAGGGATCGGGAAACTCCGCTGTATAAGCGATTTCCTAAATTAATTGTGGAGGTGTTATCTCCCAGTACAGAAGGATTCGATCGCGGGGATAAATTTAATGATTATCAAACCTTGGAGACGTTGGAAGAATATGTGCTAGTGAACACAAAACAGCAGCGAGTAGATATTTTCCGTCGCCAGGGCAAACAGCAGTGGTCTTTTCAATCCTATACCCAAGAGTCGGGAACATTTGCACTACAGAGTTTAGGGTTAGAGGTGTCTTTTGAACCATTGTACGAAGATGCGGGGATTGATTAA
- a CDS encoding nitrate reductase associated protein, producing the protein MSDNQGKNLSFFQFEADFVQDLRCIPMQVRMKLDTCGVKLKLTHWHQLMVEEREELMALPCETLEEQQTYREQLRELVFAKMGEFPRDLAIDPDRPWMDASVIPTVVVEKAESVAVNLTLEQWAQLTPAQRFALIKLSRPSHENHNFVPALREFQVLP; encoded by the coding sequence ATGAGTGATAATCAGGGCAAAAACCTATCTTTCTTTCAGTTTGAAGCTGATTTTGTGCAAGACCTGCGCTGTATTCCCATGCAGGTACGGATGAAATTGGATACTTGTGGCGTGAAGCTGAAGTTAACCCATTGGCATCAATTGATGGTAGAGGAGAGAGAAGAGCTGATGGCTTTACCTTGTGAAACTTTAGAGGAGCAGCAGACCTATCGAGAACAGTTGCGAGAGTTGGTCTTCGCGAAAATGGGCGAATTTCCCAGGGATCTGGCGATCGATCCCGATCGCCCTTGGATGGATGCAAGCGTTATACCCACAGTTGTAGTGGAAAAAGCGGAGAGTGTAGCGGTTAATTTGACTCTGGAGCAATGGGCACAACTGACTCCGGCCCAGCGTTTTGCCTTAATTAAACTGAGTCGTCCCAGTCATGAAAATCACAATTTCGTCCCCGCATTAAGGGAATTTCAGGTTTTGCCATGA
- a CDS encoding DUF1816 domain-containing protein — MNNVQDLLVNTQNFLGFAYWIEIKTQTPSCTYYFGPFQSIEEAEEAQHGYEEDLRAEAAEGISSLIKQCKPESLTISGDLGEIGNRQEAIGNYRE; from the coding sequence ATGAATAACGTCCAAGATTTGTTAGTGAATACCCAAAACTTCCTTGGTTTCGCCTACTGGATTGAAATCAAAACCCAAACCCCCTCTTGTACTTACTACTTTGGCCCCTTTCAGAGCATAGAAGAAGCGGAAGAAGCCCAACACGGTTATGAAGAGGATCTCAGAGCTGAAGCTGCTGAAGGCATCAGTAGCCTGATTAAACAGTGTAAGCCTGAATCCCTTACTATTTCTGGAGACTTGGGGGAAATCGGTAATCGGCAGGAGGCGATAGGGAATTATCGGGAATAG
- a CDS encoding Mini-ribonuclease 3 has translation MVLDPRSIVPDPIDLQRLSPAALAYVGDAVYELYMRTYYLMPPKKSPLYHQAVVQQVRAEQQAQHLQTLIPYLNPEELDMVRRGRNSVHRSPRRLDPQIYQQATSLETLIGYLYLSDPSRLHQLLGMLNFDE, from the coding sequence GTGGTACTCGACCCGCGATCGATAGTTCCCGATCCTATCGACTTGCAACGATTATCGCCAGCGGCTTTAGCCTATGTGGGGGATGCTGTATATGAGTTGTACATGCGGACTTATTATCTAATGCCTCCTAAGAAATCGCCACTCTATCATCAAGCGGTTGTCCAACAGGTTCGCGCTGAACAGCAAGCTCAACATCTACAAACCCTAATTCCCTACTTAAATCCAGAAGAGTTAGACATGGTTAGGCGGGGTCGCAATAGTGTCCATCGTTCCCCCCGACGCTTAGACCCCCAAATTTATCAACAAGCGACTAGCTTAGAAACCCTCATTGGTTATCTCTATTTAAGCGATCCCTCTCGATTGCATCAGTTATTGGGGATGCTTAATTTTGATGAATAA
- the rlmB gene encoding 23S rRNA (guanosine(2251)-2'-O)-methyltransferase RlmB: protein MCPVRQTAQKAIGQTTPLDTINPMAAFHKPRPQRKSEGRRFSRPQLKGKPKPVLKHRPSVVETPQELPKERSPEVVEDSNPDLIYGLHPVLAVLKGERHINRVWITAKMRYDSRFHTLLNQAKANGTVIDEVDYRRLDQITERGNHQGVAVQVAPYQYIELSDLITRAKEQSPNPVLVIADGITDPHNLGAMIRTAEALGSQGLVIPQRRAVGITSTVVKVAAGSLESFRVSRVVNLARALEELKASGFWIYGTVAESGEALPKVNFSGAIALVIGSEGSGLNLLTQRHCDFLISIPLQGNTPSLNASVAAGMSLYEIYRQRWTTPLDISGQSNCQNKLNHV from the coding sequence ATGTGTCCTGTTCGACAGACAGCCCAAAAAGCGATCGGGCAAACTACACCTTTAGATACGATTAATCCTATGGCAGCATTCCATAAACCCCGTCCTCAACGGAAATCCGAGGGGAGACGTTTTTCACGTCCTCAACTCAAAGGCAAACCCAAACCCGTACTCAAGCATCGCCCATCTGTGGTGGAAACTCCCCAAGAGTTACCCAAAGAGCGATCGCCAGAAGTCGTGGAGGACTCCAACCCCGACCTGATCTATGGTCTCCATCCCGTACTAGCCGTCCTTAAAGGAGAACGGCATATCAATCGTGTCTGGATTACCGCCAAAATGAGGTATGATTCTCGCTTTCATACCCTCCTTAACCAGGCTAAAGCGAACGGAACCGTCATTGATGAGGTAGACTATCGCCGACTCGACCAAATTACAGAGCGGGGAAACCACCAAGGAGTTGCCGTTCAGGTGGCTCCTTATCAATATATAGAGTTATCCGATCTGATTACCAGAGCCAAAGAACAAAGCCCCAATCCGGTCTTAGTTATTGCTGATGGAATCACCGATCCCCATAACCTAGGGGCAATGATTCGCACGGCTGAAGCCTTGGGATCTCAGGGTCTCGTGATCCCCCAACGGCGAGCTGTGGGGATCACCTCCACCGTGGTTAAAGTTGCAGCCGGATCTTTAGAATCTTTCCGGGTTTCTAGGGTTGTCAATCTAGCTAGGGCCTTGGAAGAATTGAAGGCATCTGGATTTTGGATTTATGGAACTGTTGCCGAATCAGGAGAAGCTCTCCCTAAAGTTAACTTTTCTGGGGCGATCGCCCTCGTCATTGGTTCAGAAGGCAGTGGGCTAAATTTACTAACCCAGCGCCATTGTGATTTTCTCATTTCTATCCCTCTCCAAGGTAATACTCCCAGCCTCAATGCTTCTGTTGCTGCTGGAATGAGCCTTTATGAAATCTACCGGCAACGGTGGACTACCCCCTTGGATATTTCTGGTCAGAGCAATTGCCAAAATAAATTGAACCATGTATAA
- a CDS encoding STAS domain-containing protein — MKSKEGRIKAEPLTLTVSLRGTRSVSGNAQIFRLTGLLDAFSEPAFRKAIGKCIDEGPKHIILDLSKIDFVDSSGLGALVQLVKKAQTEEGSLQVVANARVLQTVKLVRLEKFLSVCDTIDQALENTKN, encoded by the coding sequence CTGAAATCAAAGGAGGGTAGAATTAAGGCTGAACCACTCACCCTGACTGTTAGTTTAAGAGGCACACGCAGCGTCAGCGGTAATGCACAAATTTTTCGCCTCACGGGTTTATTAGATGCATTTTCTGAACCCGCATTTCGTAAGGCCATCGGTAAATGTATTGATGAAGGGCCAAAGCACATTATCCTAGACCTGTCTAAGATTGATTTTGTGGATAGTTCTGGACTAGGAGCTTTAGTCCAATTGGTGAAAAAAGCTCAGACTGAAGAAGGAAGTCTACAAGTGGTTGCCAATGCTCGTGTATTGCAAACTGTAAAACTGGTTCGACTAGAAAAGTTCCTATCGGTGTGTGACACGATTGACCAAGCCCTTGAAAATACGAAGAACTGA
- the carA gene encoding glutamine-hydrolyzing carbamoyl-phosphate synthase small subunit — protein sequence MPLKDAQPALLVLADGTAYRGWSFGATGTTLGEVVFNTGMTGYQEVLTDPSYCGQIVTFTYPELGNTGVNLDDEESDRPYVKGAIARNICSLPSNWRSTESLPDYLKQHNIIGIYGIDTRSLTRKLRGFGAMNGGISTEILEENQLLEKVKQAPNMSGLNLVREVTTASTYEWSDTTPDLWEFNPEGIKNNAQKYTVVAIDFGVKRNILRRLASYGCRVIVVPANTPSEEILRHNPDGIFLSNGPGDPSAVTEGVETAKQLLTAGKPMFGICMGHQILGLSLGAQTYKLKFGHRGLNQPAGLSQKVEITSQNHGFAISGESLDPQVEVTHLNLNDKTIAGLRHKELPIFSVQYHPEASPGPHDADYLFENFIQAMENYRAA from the coding sequence ATGCCACTCAAAGATGCTCAACCAGCCCTCCTCGTCCTTGCTGATGGCACAGCCTATCGCGGTTGGTCTTTCGGTGCAACTGGAACCACCCTCGGCGAAGTTGTGTTCAATACGGGAATGACAGGCTATCAAGAAGTCCTCACCGATCCCAGTTACTGTGGCCAAATTGTAACATTTACTTATCCAGAATTGGGCAACACTGGGGTTAACTTAGATGACGAAGAATCCGATCGCCCCTACGTCAAAGGGGCGATCGCTCGCAACATTTGCAGCCTGCCCAGTAATTGGCGCTCTACGGAATCCCTACCCGACTATCTTAAACAACATAATATTATCGGCATTTACGGCATCGATACCCGTTCCCTAACCCGCAAGCTCCGGGGTTTTGGAGCCATGAATGGGGGCATCTCCACCGAAATCCTTGAGGAGAACCAACTGCTCGAAAAAGTCAAACAAGCCCCCAACATGAGCGGTCTGAACCTAGTTCGTGAAGTAACCACCGCTTCCACCTACGAATGGTCAGACACCACGCCAGATCTCTGGGAATTTAACCCCGAAGGTATTAAAAATAATGCACAAAAATATACCGTAGTTGCGATCGATTTTGGAGTCAAACGGAATATCTTGCGTCGGTTAGCCAGCTATGGTTGCCGGGTCATTGTAGTTCCGGCCAATACTCCCTCTGAAGAAATCCTTCGGCATAACCCCGATGGTATCTTCTTGTCCAATGGGCCAGGAGACCCTTCTGCGGTGACTGAAGGCGTTGAAACGGCGAAACAGCTACTCACGGCTGGAAAACCCATGTTTGGTATTTGTATGGGTCACCAAATTCTGGGACTCTCCCTGGGAGCGCAAACCTATAAACTCAAATTTGGTCATCGAGGTCTCAATCAACCCGCTGGACTGTCGCAAAAAGTGGAAATTACCAGTCAAAACCATGGATTTGCCATTAGTGGGGAATCTCTCGATCCCCAAGTGGAAGTCACCCATCTGAACTTAAACGACAAAACCATCGCTGGACTACGTCATAAAGAACTACCAATCTTCTCCGTTCAGTATCACCCAGAAGCAAGTCCTGGCCCCCATGATGCCGATTATCTGTTTGAAAACTTTATTCAGGCTATGGAAAATTACCGCGCGGCCTAA
- a CDS encoding GTP-binding protein, whose translation MSAADFEQELEQTVLSFADIQAELNYKQATESLQSLVSNLDLSHSERSGLEAEIEDLQGMLDKLEQSRVQIAVFGLVGRGKSSVLNALLGDQVFETGPIHGVTRAIHGASWEVCDQQESELVRVTIGHQGQAQIQLIDTPGIDEVNGQQRAALAHEVAKQSDLILFVIAGDMTQVEYEALSLLRAESKPILLVFNKIDQYPDTDRMMIYEKIRDERVKELLSPDEIVMAAACPLVPEGVLQPDGSLGVKLVRGEPQVEDLKLKILELLDREGKSLVALNTMLYADTVNERLVQRKMEIREGKGNQIIWNSVRVKGLAIALNPVTAIDLLSAAIVDVVMILNLSKLYGIQMTQQGALNLLQKIAIAMGGISAGELFANLGLSSLKGLLGLATPVTGGVALAPYLSVAISQAAISALSSYGIGQVTKEYLANGASWGPDGPKAVVSRILSGLDESSILNRIKEELWTKLHN comes from the coding sequence ATGAGTGCAGCAGATTTTGAGCAAGAACTGGAACAAACCGTTCTGAGTTTCGCCGATATTCAAGCGGAATTAAACTATAAACAGGCCACGGAATCTTTACAGTCCTTGGTGTCAAATTTAGATTTGAGCCATTCAGAACGGTCAGGTCTAGAAGCAGAAATTGAAGATTTACAAGGAATGCTCGACAAGTTAGAACAAAGTCGGGTACAAATTGCTGTGTTTGGTTTGGTGGGACGGGGTAAATCTTCAGTGCTGAATGCACTGTTAGGAGATCAAGTGTTTGAAACCGGCCCCATCCATGGAGTTACTCGCGCTATTCATGGAGCGTCCTGGGAAGTTTGCGATCAACAGGAGTCAGAGTTAGTACGGGTGACCATTGGTCATCAAGGACAGGCCCAAATTCAGCTCATAGATACGCCAGGAATTGATGAGGTCAATGGTCAGCAGCGAGCGGCTCTTGCTCACGAGGTGGCGAAGCAGTCAGACTTAATTTTATTCGTGATTGCTGGGGATATGACCCAGGTAGAATACGAAGCTTTGTCCCTCTTGCGAGCCGAGAGTAAGCCGATTTTGCTGGTGTTTAATAAGATCGATCAATATCCGGATACTGACCGGATGATGATTTATGAAAAAATTCGCGATGAACGGGTGAAGGAGTTATTGTCCCCAGACGAAATTGTGATGGCGGCTGCTTGTCCGTTGGTTCCAGAAGGGGTGCTACAGCCGGATGGCAGTTTGGGGGTGAAACTGGTGCGGGGAGAACCGCAAGTGGAGGATTTGAAACTAAAGATTTTGGAATTGCTCGATCGCGAAGGCAAGTCTTTAGTCGCGTTAAATACCATGCTCTACGCCGATACGGTGAATGAGCGGTTAGTCCAACGAAAGATGGAAATTCGGGAGGGGAAGGGGAATCAAATCATCTGGAATTCGGTGAGGGTCAAGGGATTAGCCATCGCTCTAAATCCAGTTACGGCGATCGATTTACTCAGTGCAGCGATCGTTGATGTGGTCATGATCCTGAATTTATCTAAGCTCTATGGTATACAGATGACCCAACAAGGGGCTTTGAATTTACTCCAAAAAATTGCGATCGCCATGGGAGGCATTAGCGCGGGAGAACTCTTCGCCAACCTGGGACTCAGTAGCCTCAAAGGTCTACTCGGTTTAGCGACTCCCGTGACGGGAGGAGTTGCCTTAGCACCCTATTTATCTGTCGCTATCAGTCAAGCGGCTATTTCTGCCCTATCTTCCTATGGCATTGGCCAAGTGACGAAAGAATATTTAGCCAATGGTGCATCCTGGGGCCCGGATGGGCCAAAAGCAGTCGTTAGCCGCATTTTATCGGGCTTAGATGAGAGTTCTATTTTAAATCGGATTAAGGAGGAATTATGGACAAAACTCCATAATTAG